In Thermococcus thioreducens, a genomic segment contains:
- a CDS encoding universal stress protein yields the protein MFEKVLYPTDFSDVSLHALRTCIPRLISMGVKELYLIHVIDITIAEFEAFELEDIYREKLEDLAEELRAEGVNVNAVVRIGIPSIEIAEVAEEKSIDLVVIPSVGENIWRTMFMGSTASNLARATKRPVLLLKYQKKDDGFEPSMDCSTIFKRPLVALDFSKCSIKIVKTVREFEELIERGILLHSVDYGRIDELEHNIEVAKINLRKSAKGVKAQFDVEVLVGSASQAIIGTALAKNATLIVIGKKGRNFLKDLLLGSTAERVMRDSKAPVLLVPCD from the coding sequence ATGTTTGAGAAGGTTTTGTACCCGACCGACTTTTCGGACGTTTCCCTGCACGCCCTGCGCACCTGCATCCCGAGGCTCATCTCCATGGGGGTTAAGGAGCTCTACCTCATCCACGTCATTGACATAACCATAGCGGAGTTCGAGGCCTTTGAGCTTGAGGATATCTACCGCGAGAAGCTTGAGGATCTCGCCGAGGAGCTCCGGGCTGAGGGGGTAAATGTGAACGCGGTAGTTAGGATAGGTATTCCATCGATAGAGATAGCCGAGGTGGCGGAGGAGAAAAGCATAGACCTCGTGGTTATCCCAAGCGTCGGCGAGAACATCTGGAGGACCATGTTCATGGGCAGCACCGCCTCCAACCTGGCCAGGGCGACAAAGCGGCCGGTTCTTCTCCTCAAGTACCAGAAGAAGGACGACGGCTTTGAGCCCTCCATGGACTGCTCGACCATATTCAAGCGCCCTCTGGTAGCGCTGGACTTCTCGAAGTGCTCGATAAAGATAGTCAAGACCGTCAGGGAGTTTGAGGAGCTCATAGAGCGCGGAATCCTGCTTCACTCCGTGGACTACGGCAGGATTGACGAGCTTGAGCACAACATCGAGGTGGCGAAGATAAACCTCAGAAAGTCCGCCAAAGGCGTAAAGGCCCAGTTTGACGTTGAAGTTCTCGTGGGCAGTGCAAGTCAGGCGATAATAGGGACTGCCTTGGCAAAGAACGCCACACTGATAGTCATAGGCAAGAAGGGCAGAAACTTTCTGAAGGATCTGCTCCTTGGAAGCACCGCGGAAAGGGTCATGAGGGACTCAAAAGCCCCTGTGCTGCTGGTGCCGTGCGATTAG
- a CDS encoding endonuclease dU, whose protein sequence is MIRKVKPQIRVVGFDDGTFSFSSKLKGEKTVLVGVVMKGSQEVVGVLSRWITVDGSDATDAMIDAINSSRFKDLRLILLRGITYAGFNVVDLERLHSETGLPLIVVIRKRPDMEAMVKALRKHFRDAEERIALLKKAPPLLELVPEKLYIQAVGIDGDKASEVIRVTTRTGLIPEPLRLAHMIASAVMTGESTRG, encoded by the coding sequence ATGATAAGAAAGGTCAAGCCCCAGATCAGGGTTGTGGGTTTTGACGACGGGACATTCTCTTTTTCTTCCAAACTCAAAGGAGAGAAGACAGTCCTAGTGGGAGTCGTCATGAAAGGCTCCCAGGAAGTCGTTGGTGTCCTCTCGCGCTGGATAACCGTTGATGGGAGCGATGCGACCGATGCGATGATAGATGCTATCAACTCCTCCAGGTTCAAGGATTTGAGGCTGATTCTCCTCAGGGGCATAACCTACGCGGGCTTCAACGTCGTTGACCTGGAGAGGCTCCACTCAGAGACTGGCCTGCCCCTGATAGTCGTCATCAGAAAACGGCCGGATATGGAGGCGATGGTGAAGGCGCTGAGGAAGCACTTCAGAGATGCCGAGGAGAGGATAGCCCTCCTGAAGAAAGCGCCTCCCCTTCTGGAGCTCGTCCCGGAGAAGCTCTACATCCAGGCCGTGGGGATCGATGGGGACAAGGCTTCCGAAGTTATCAGGGTTACGACCCGGACTGGACTCATCCCGGAGCCCCTCAGACTGGCACACATGATAGCGAGCGCGGTCATGACGGGAGAGAGCACACGGGGGTAG
- a CDS encoding ADP-dependent ribose-1-phosphate kinase, giving the protein MSVVRFDVVGIGNLNYDIIMLMDRFPEFHEKVNAREAFFGLGGAAANTISWLATFGLKTGYIGAVGRDEIGEAHLAYFEKLGVDTGGIKVVDVPSGVAVAMIRGEDKRIVKYPGANLMKEVDFEYLSMTRHVHLSSNPLETIVEVVNFASEDGITVSLDIGEAELSPEIEEKVDYLMMNEDEYRRKFGSLDLSLCSAKNLVVTLNGGGALVRDEDGNVHEVRGLSARVVDSTGAGDSFDAGVIYGVLNGWSLEEAARLGMVLAYLTVQKVGARSAVVPLERVIEVAKETGIALPFSRP; this is encoded by the coding sequence ATGTCCGTGGTCAGATTCGATGTGGTGGGAATTGGAAACCTCAACTATGACATCATAATGCTGATGGATCGTTTCCCGGAGTTTCACGAGAAGGTCAATGCCAGGGAGGCCTTTTTCGGCCTGGGCGGTGCCGCGGCAAACACAATAAGCTGGCTGGCCACCTTTGGATTGAAGACGGGCTACATAGGGGCCGTTGGAAGGGACGAGATTGGCGAGGCTCATCTGGCATACTTCGAAAAGCTCGGCGTGGACACCGGTGGCATAAAGGTTGTCGACGTTCCCTCGGGTGTTGCAGTGGCTATGATACGCGGCGAGGACAAGAGGATAGTGAAATATCCAGGTGCGAACCTGATGAAGGAGGTGGATTTCGAGTACCTCTCTATGACTAGACACGTTCACCTCTCCTCGAACCCTCTGGAGACTATAGTTGAGGTCGTGAACTTCGCAAGCGAGGATGGCATAACGGTCTCCCTTGATATAGGGGAGGCGGAACTCTCTCCGGAGATAGAGGAGAAGGTGGACTACCTCATGATGAACGAGGACGAGTACAGGCGGAAGTTCGGTTCCCTCGACCTATCGCTCTGCTCAGCTAAAAACCTCGTAGTAACCCTAAACGGTGGCGGGGCCCTGGTGAGGGACGAGGACGGAAATGTGCACGAGGTAAGGGGGCTGAGCGCCCGGGTTGTGGACTCGACCGGAGCTGGAGATTCCTTTGATGCGGGTGTTATCTACGGAGTCCTCAACGGCTGGTCGCTGGAGGAAGCCGCAAGGCTGGGCATGGTGCTGGCGTATCTCACCGTTCAGAAGGTCGGTGCGAGGAGCGCTGTGGTGCCACTGGAGAGGGTCATAGAAGTCGCGAAAGAGACGGGCATCGCGCTTCCCTTCAGTAGGCCTTGA
- the tfe gene encoding transcription factor E: MARRKNKELLELAMDMGGEEAVEVIKALEKKKESTDEELAEITGIRVNTVRKVLYMLYDQGLAEFKRIRDKETGWYYYYWRLETKRLPEIIRAKKMAELKKLKEMLDEETSEIYYHCGTPGHPKLTFDEAMDYQFQCPICGAMLMQYDNTAVVEELKKRIEELEIELGLRKKPRKKK; this comes from the coding sequence GTGGCGAGGAGAAAAAACAAGGAGCTCCTTGAGCTTGCGATGGACATGGGCGGTGAGGAGGCCGTTGAGGTAATCAAGGCTCTCGAAAAGAAGAAAGAATCTACCGACGAGGAGCTCGCCGAGATAACCGGTATCAGGGTCAACACCGTCAGAAAGGTCCTCTACATGCTCTACGACCAGGGATTGGCTGAGTTCAAGCGCATAAGGGACAAGGAAACCGGCTGGTATTACTACTACTGGCGTCTTGAGACGAAAAGATTGCCGGAGATTATCCGGGCAAAGAAGATGGCTGAGCTGAAGAAGCTGAAGGAGATGCTTGACGAGGAGACCAGCGAAATTTACTACCACTGCGGCACACCGGGGCATCCAAAGCTGACCTTCGACGAGGCCATGGACTATCAGTTCCAGTGCCCGATATGCGGGGCCATGCTCATGCAGTACGACAACACAGCTGTCGTTGAGGAGCTGAAAAAACGCATAGAGGAGCTTGAGATTGAGCTGGGCCTCAGGAAGAAGCCCAGGAAGAAGAAGTGA
- the gcvT gene encoding glycine cleavage system aminomethyltransferase GcvT, protein MVKRVHIFDWHKENAKKVEVFAGWEMPIWYSSIKEEHLAVRNGVAIFDVSHMGEFIFRGKDALEFLQYVTTNDISRPPAISGTYTLVLNERGAVKDETLVFNMGDDTYMMVCDSDAFEKLDAWFNAIKRGIEKFGQLDLEIENKTYDMAMFSIQGPRARDLAKDLFGIDINELWWFQAKEVELDGIKMLLSRSGYTGENGFEVYFEDANPYHPDESKRGEPEKALHVWKTILEAGEKYGIKPAGLGARDTLRLEAGYTLYGNETKEMQLLSTDIDEVTPLQANLDFAIFWDKEFIGKDALLKQKERGLSRKMVHFKMVDRGIPREGYRVLVNGEPIGEVTSGTSSPLLGIGIGIAFVKEEYAKPGVELEIEIRGKPKKAVTVAPPFYDPKKYGAFREE, encoded by the coding sequence ATGGTCAAGAGGGTTCACATCTTTGACTGGCACAAGGAAAACGCGAAGAAGGTTGAAGTTTTTGCCGGCTGGGAGATGCCCATCTGGTACTCCAGCATAAAGGAGGAGCACCTAGCTGTAAGGAACGGCGTGGCAATCTTCGACGTCTCCCACATGGGAGAGTTCATCTTCCGCGGTAAAGATGCTTTGGAGTTCCTTCAGTACGTGACCACCAACGACATAAGCAGGCCCCCTGCGATAAGCGGGACTTACACCCTCGTCCTCAACGAGCGCGGAGCGGTAAAGGACGAGACCCTCGTCTTCAACATGGGGGACGACACCTACATGATGGTCTGCGACAGCGATGCCTTTGAGAAGCTCGACGCCTGGTTTAACGCCATAAAGAGAGGAATCGAGAAGTTCGGCCAGCTCGATCTCGAAATCGAGAACAAGACCTACGACATGGCCATGTTCTCGATACAGGGTCCAAGGGCGAGGGACCTGGCGAAAGACCTCTTCGGCATCGACATCAACGAGCTCTGGTGGTTCCAGGCAAAGGAAGTCGAGCTCGACGGGATAAAGATGCTCCTCTCAAGGAGCGGCTACACCGGGGAGAACGGCTTTGAGGTCTACTTCGAGGACGCCAACCCTTACCACCCTGACGAGAGCAAGCGCGGAGAGCCGGAGAAAGCTTTACACGTCTGGAAGACCATCCTTGAGGCCGGAGAGAAGTACGGTATAAAACCCGCCGGACTCGGGGCCAGGGACACGCTTCGCCTTGAGGCCGGCTACACGCTCTACGGCAACGAGACGAAGGAAATGCAGCTCCTCAGCACGGACATAGACGAGGTCACCCCGCTCCAGGCCAACCTCGACTTCGCCATCTTCTGGGACAAGGAGTTCATTGGCAAAGATGCCCTCCTCAAGCAGAAAGAGCGCGGCCTCAGCAGGAAGATGGTGCACTTCAAGATGGTGGACAGGGGAATCCCGAGGGAGGGCTACAGGGTTCTCGTTAACGGCGAACCCATAGGCGAGGTCACCAGTGGAACGTCTTCACCTCTCCTCGGAATAGGCATTGGAATAGCCTTCGTGAAGGAAGAATACGCCAAGCCCGGCGTCGAGCTGGAGATAGAGATAAGGGGCAAACCCAAGAAGGCCGTAACCGTTGCTCCGCCCTTCTACGACCCCAAGAAGTACGGGGCCTTCAGGGAGGAGTGA
- a CDS encoding ABC transporter permease, with the protein MILAVVEKEFQMFFRYPLRVISSILVGIVFLLQFVYFGQAVLGGRYSALLETSTGMGDYPTYALIGYVLWWVSVSPMEAYVWGVRRELQRGTFETNVLSPARLISLLFGLSLSWLLMDSILMAIVFVMGVIIFKIPITAAIVLKSLPAVAASLLAFLGFGFVFAGLVMLLKNIGPFAQIFEFAMLFLSGIFFPLTVMPATIRTLSSLFPLTHSARIVRTLFAGEGYSTVSGSVAWLLLLIPAYWAIGYLLFRWAERTTRVIGYGGY; encoded by the coding sequence TTGATACTGGCTGTTGTGGAGAAGGAATTCCAGATGTTCTTCCGCTACCCCCTAAGGGTCATAAGCTCGATCCTCGTGGGGATAGTCTTCCTCCTCCAGTTCGTCTACTTCGGGCAGGCCGTTCTCGGAGGCAGATACTCGGCCCTTCTTGAGACCTCCACAGGAATGGGGGACTATCCAACCTACGCCCTCATAGGCTACGTCCTCTGGTGGGTCTCCGTCTCGCCAATGGAGGCTTACGTCTGGGGCGTCAGGAGGGAGCTCCAGAGGGGGACATTTGAAACCAACGTCCTGTCTCCGGCGAGGCTTATCAGCCTGCTCTTCGGGCTCTCTCTGAGCTGGCTCCTCATGGATTCAATCCTCATGGCGATAGTCTTTGTCATGGGGGTGATAATCTTCAAAATCCCCATAACCGCGGCCATCGTTCTGAAGTCCCTGCCGGCTGTAGCGGCGTCTCTCCTGGCGTTTTTGGGCTTCGGCTTTGTATTTGCCGGCTTAGTTATGCTCCTGAAGAACATCGGGCCCTTCGCCCAGATATTCGAGTTCGCAATGCTGTTCCTGTCCGGGATATTCTTTCCCCTCACTGTAATGCCAGCGACCATCCGGACTCTATCCAGTCTGTTCCCGCTGACCCATTCGGCACGAATCGTCAGGACGCTCTTTGCAGGCGAGGGGTACTCCACAGTCTCGGGCTCCGTGGCGTGGCTGCTGCTCCTGATACCCGCTTACTGGGCCATCGGCTACCTGCTCTTCCGGTGGGCGGAGAGAACGACGAGAGTGATAGGGTATGGCGGCTACTGA
- a CDS encoding acylphosphatase — protein MERVRAHLRIYGRVQGVGFRWSMQREARKLGLSGWVRNLPDGTVEAVVEGDPERVETLIGWAHQGPPLARVTRVEVKWEEPEGLDGFRVTG, from the coding sequence ATGGAGCGGGTGAGGGCTCACCTTAGAATCTACGGACGCGTTCAGGGTGTTGGCTTCAGGTGGAGCATGCAGAGGGAAGCGAGAAAGCTCGGCCTCAGCGGATGGGTGAGGAATTTGCCAGACGGAACGGTTGAGGCCGTCGTTGAGGGAGACCCGGAAAGGGTTGAGACACTCATTGGCTGGGCCCACCAGGGGCCGCCGCTGGCGCGGGTAACGCGCGTCGAGGTAAAATGGGAAGAACCGGAGGGGCTGGATGGTTTTAGGGTCACGGGATAG
- the fbp gene encoding fructose-1,6-bisphosphate aldolase/phosphatase, producing MAVGEKITISVIKADIGGWPGHSRVHPQLVETAEEVLAKAQEEGTIIDFYVATCGDDLQLIMTHKKGVDSSEIHGLAWKTFEEATKVAKGLGLYGAGQDLLKDAFSGNIRGMGPGIAEMEITLRKSEPIVTFHMDKTEPGAFNLPIFRMFADPFNTAGLVIDPNMHMGFRFEVWDIKEHKRVILSTPEELYDLLALIGAKSRYVIKRVFPKEGHKIPKDEPVAVISTEKLYEIAGEYVGKDDPVAIVRAQSGLPALGEVLEPFAFPHLVSGWMRGSHNGPVMPVPMHMANPTRFDGPPRVVALGWQISPEGKLVGPVDLFDDPAFDGARQKALEIAEYIRRHGPFEPHRLPMEDMEYTTLPGVLEKLKDRFEPVE from the coding sequence ATGGCAGTTGGAGAGAAGATAACGATCAGCGTTATAAAGGCCGACATCGGCGGCTGGCCGGGACATTCAAGGGTTCATCCCCAGCTCGTTGAGACTGCGGAGGAGGTTCTTGCGAAGGCTCAGGAGGAGGGCACGATAATCGACTTCTACGTCGCCACCTGCGGCGATGACCTTCAGCTCATCATGACTCACAAGAAAGGTGTCGACAGCTCCGAGATCCACGGCCTGGCCTGGAAGACCTTTGAGGAGGCCACGAAGGTCGCCAAGGGGCTCGGGCTCTATGGGGCTGGCCAGGACCTTCTGAAAGACGCATTCAGCGGCAACATAAGGGGAATGGGGCCGGGGATAGCCGAGATGGAGATCACCCTGAGGAAGAGCGAGCCGATAGTGACCTTCCACATGGACAAGACCGAGCCCGGGGCTTTTAACCTTCCGATATTCAGGATGTTCGCGGATCCCTTCAACACCGCTGGACTGGTTATTGACCCCAACATGCACATGGGCTTCCGCTTTGAGGTCTGGGACATAAAGGAGCACAAGCGCGTTATCCTCAGCACTCCCGAGGAGCTCTACGACCTCCTCGCCCTCATCGGAGCCAAGAGTCGCTACGTCATCAAGAGGGTCTTCCCCAAAGAGGGACACAAAATCCCGAAGGACGAGCCGGTCGCCGTCATAAGCACCGAGAAGCTCTACGAGATAGCCGGCGAGTACGTTGGAAAGGACGACCCTGTGGCCATCGTCAGGGCCCAGAGCGGTCTCCCGGCCCTCGGAGAGGTTCTTGAGCCCTTCGCATTCCCGCACCTTGTAAGCGGCTGGATGAGGGGTTCACACAACGGCCCGGTGATGCCTGTTCCGATGCACATGGCCAACCCGACCCGTTTTGATGGCCCGCCAAGGGTCGTTGCCCTCGGCTGGCAGATAAGCCCCGAAGGAAAGCTCGTCGGCCCGGTTGACCTCTTCGATGACCCTGCCTTTGACGGGGCCAGGCAGAAGGCTCTGGAAATAGCGGAGTACATTCGCAGGCACGGCCCGTTCGAGCCCCACAGGCTCCCGATGGAGGACATGGAGTACACCACCCTCCCTGGAGTCCTGGAGAAGCTCAAGGACAGGTTCGAGCCCGTCGAGTGA
- a CDS encoding DUF2110 family protein, with product MQEVVILEKVYGDRSGFLKLDRKLKALLGDLEVEWKLSAVKKNWVKVSLNGEDEEISANLVREEFGEVPYRLSAVREGRTYRGRFIDLGKVGYGAYVDIGIFTPKPKDALLPLYYLKEIFGEMPVRQMIREFGWVDNLPVEVVVTGVEFGAREVELAFSDAQLKRIKTWLSDGHDKLFIAGTVSENVEKALIKTGHGRDVKRIEELGLMETLLVLKKGTQAPGIIKEIGPHLRGTVIGAMKFRE from the coding sequence ATGCAGGAAGTAGTTATTCTTGAGAAGGTTTATGGAGACAGGAGCGGTTTTCTTAAGCTCGATAGGAAGCTCAAAGCTCTGCTTGGTGATCTGGAAGTTGAATGGAAGCTCTCGGCTGTGAAAAAGAACTGGGTCAAGGTAAGCCTCAACGGTGAGGACGAGGAAATAAGCGCGAACCTCGTCCGTGAGGAGTTCGGGGAGGTCCCCTACAGGCTGAGCGCCGTCAGGGAGGGAAGGACATATAGGGGGCGCTTTATAGACCTCGGAAAGGTTGGCTACGGCGCCTACGTCGATATTGGGATTTTCACTCCCAAGCCCAAGGATGCCCTTCTCCCCCTCTACTATCTGAAGGAGATCTTTGGCGAAATGCCTGTCAGGCAGATGATAAGGGAGTTCGGCTGGGTGGACAACCTGCCAGTCGAGGTCGTTGTGACTGGCGTTGAATTCGGTGCCAGAGAAGTCGAGCTGGCCTTCAGCGATGCCCAGTTAAAACGCATAAAGACCTGGCTCAGCGACGGCCACGACAAGCTCTTCATCGCTGGGACGGTAAGCGAGAACGTGGAGAAGGCCCTCATAAAGACGGGGCACGGAAGGGATGTCAAGCGGATTGAGGAGCTCGGCCTAATGGAGACCCTCCTCGTACTCAAGAAGGGCACCCAAGCGCCGGGCATAATCAAAGAGATAGGCCCCCACCTCCGGGGGACAGTGATAGGGGCGATGAAGTTCAGGGAGTGA
- a CDS encoding DMT family transporter, with amino-acid sequence MSRRHAIGAVLLWSTVASAFKLSLRYMSPLQLLFYASLTSLVLFGILHAREFTPRRENLRSAYLGLINPLLYYTVLFSAYDRLPAQEAQALNYTWPLILVLLSIPLLGKRPGAGTAFGLLLGFFGALVVATKGDVAGLNFRDPIGVALGLGSAVVWASYWLLNLRDGRKLVEKMFWNFLFGFIYISITMALMGELAVPPAEGLAGAIYVGLFEMGVTFLLWYQAVEGDMAFASNLAYLVPFLSLFFISLLVGESIAPATVVGLAMIVTGIIIGKGQQNL; translated from the coding sequence ATGTCCCGCAGGCATGCGATCGGAGCCGTTCTCCTCTGGTCAACCGTCGCAAGTGCCTTCAAGCTCTCACTCCGCTACATGAGTCCTCTCCAGCTCCTCTTCTACGCGTCCCTAACCTCGCTCGTGCTCTTTGGAATTCTTCACGCGAGAGAGTTCACCCCCAGAAGGGAAAACCTCCGCTCGGCCTACCTCGGCCTTATAAACCCCCTCCTCTACTACACCGTCCTCTTCTCGGCCTACGACAGACTGCCGGCCCAGGAAGCGCAGGCACTCAACTACACCTGGCCGCTGATCCTCGTCCTTCTCTCTATTCCCCTCCTCGGAAAGAGACCCGGGGCGGGGACAGCCTTCGGCCTGTTACTAGGGTTCTTTGGAGCATTAGTCGTTGCCACGAAGGGAGACGTTGCGGGTTTGAACTTCAGGGACCCAATAGGTGTGGCCCTCGGACTTGGAAGCGCGGTTGTCTGGGCGTCTTACTGGCTCCTCAACCTGCGCGATGGGAGAAAGTTAGTCGAAAAGATGTTCTGGAACTTCCTCTTCGGCTTCATCTACATCTCCATTACGATGGCCCTAATGGGTGAGCTCGCCGTCCCTCCCGCTGAAGGGCTCGCCGGAGCGATCTACGTCGGCCTGTTCGAGATGGGAGTTACTTTCCTCCTCTGGTACCAGGCAGTGGAGGGGGACATGGCGTTTGCATCAAACCTTGCCTACCTGGTGCCATTCCTCAGCCTGTTCTTCATCTCCCTCCTCGTCGGGGAGAGCATAGCTCCGGCAACGGTGGTGGGGCTGGCGATGATAGTGACCGGTATAATCATCGGGAAGGGACAGCAAAACTTATAA
- a CDS encoding ABC transporter permease: MAATELRALWGVAVKSWRIFLSYKLWFVSDIALGFFFVGQALLIGIGLTGERNSEALRELTGYSDYVTFAVLGFMVLGFGLTFLSGFVWSVVDELYAGTLEYSFAAPMRRITFFLGNVLTRLLLSFAYMAVYVPLFVLLFGLNFDIVAFSRAIPVLLIGAVGMVGMGMATAGIVLYLRDPGPFISILEMLVFALSGAMYPISVLPGGLQFLARILPYAPTTEAVRSVVAYGYGAAAGEIAYLLVLSTAYGLLGYLAYKWSEKQAKTVGLKAY, encoded by the coding sequence ATGGCGGCTACTGAGCTCAGGGCCCTCTGGGGGGTGGCCGTTAAAAGCTGGCGCATCTTCCTGAGCTACAAGCTCTGGTTCGTCAGCGATATAGCCCTCGGCTTCTTCTTCGTTGGACAGGCCCTCCTCATAGGGATAGGCCTCACAGGGGAGAGAAACTCCGAGGCTCTCCGCGAGCTGACCGGCTACTCAGACTACGTGACATTCGCCGTCCTCGGCTTCATGGTTCTGGGGTTCGGGTTGACGTTTCTCAGCGGTTTCGTCTGGAGCGTTGTGGATGAGCTCTACGCCGGAACCCTTGAGTACTCCTTCGCCGCCCCGATGAGGAGAATAACCTTCTTCCTCGGCAACGTCCTCACGAGACTGCTCCTTTCATTCGCGTACATGGCGGTTTACGTCCCCCTGTTCGTACTCCTGTTCGGGCTGAACTTCGACATAGTAGCGTTCTCAAGGGCCATCCCGGTGCTCCTGATCGGCGCCGTCGGGATGGTGGGCATGGGAATGGCCACAGCCGGGATAGTGCTCTATCTGCGGGATCCGGGGCCGTTCATAAGCATACTGGAGATGCTGGTGTTCGCGTTGAGCGGTGCGATGTACCCCATCTCGGTACTCCCCGGCGGACTTCAGTTCCTGGCCAGAATACTGCCCTACGCACCCACAACTGAGGCCGTGAGAAGCGTCGTCGCCTACGGTTATGGGGCAGCGGCGGGGGAAATAGCGTATCTTCTAGTTCTCTCAACAGCATACGGCCTTCTCGGCTACTTGGCATATAAATGGAGTGAAAAGCAGGCAAAAACCGTCGGTCTCAAGGCCTACTGA
- a CDS encoding ATP-binding cassette domain-containing protein, whose protein sequence is MWAIEAEGLKKSYPKKIPLPFRKVEWVEAVKGVSFKVRKGELFGLLGPNGAGKTTTIKMLTTLLEPSGGTARVLGLDIRKDARKIRRRINLVAEGERTLYWRLSAYENLKYFARIYYVPKREEKERIESLLKLVGLWERRNDLVMNFSRGMKQRLAIAKALINDPEVLFLDEPTLGLDVQSAIFVREFVKRLVKEEGKTVLLTTHYMAEAEELCDRIAIIDHGRIIAMDTPGGLKRLVKDQETVEIRVRELKPQILEESPFSMAVIEDDASTRTVRLRAQVDEEDLPRLVEWLVKRGAKVLSVEKMEPTLEDVFIKLTGRGLRD, encoded by the coding sequence ATGTGGGCCATAGAAGCAGAGGGGCTCAAAAAAAGCTATCCCAAGAAGATCCCCTTACCTTTCAGGAAGGTAGAGTGGGTGGAAGCCGTAAAGGGCGTCAGCTTCAAAGTTAGGAAGGGGGAGCTCTTCGGACTTCTCGGGCCCAACGGTGCTGGGAAAACCACCACGATAAAGATGCTGACGACCCTTCTAGAGCCCAGTGGAGGGACTGCAAGGGTTCTAGGACTGGATATACGGAAGGACGCCAGGAAGATCAGGAGGAGAATAAACCTAGTGGCAGAGGGCGAGAGAACCCTCTACTGGCGCCTGTCCGCCTATGAGAACCTCAAGTACTTCGCCAGGATATACTACGTCCCCAAAAGAGAAGAAAAGGAAAGAATAGAAAGCCTCCTTAAGCTTGTAGGCCTCTGGGAGAGGCGGAACGACCTGGTGATGAACTTTTCCCGCGGCATGAAACAGCGCTTGGCCATAGCCAAGGCGCTCATAAACGACCCCGAGGTTCTCTTTCTGGACGAGCCCACACTGGGCCTCGACGTGCAGAGTGCGATATTTGTGAGGGAGTTCGTGAAGAGGCTCGTGAAGGAGGAAGGCAAGACTGTTCTTCTAACGACCCACTATATGGCTGAGGCGGAGGAGCTGTGCGACAGGATAGCGATCATCGACCACGGGAGGATAATAGCCATGGACACTCCTGGGGGCCTGAAGAGGCTCGTTAAGGACCAAGAGACCGTCGAGATCAGGGTAAGGGAGCTAAAACCCCAAATCCTCGAAGAGAGCCCCTTCAGTATGGCGGTGATTGAGGATGACGCCTCGACCAGAACCGTAAGGCTCAGGGCACAGGTTGACGAGGAAGACCTGCCCCGGCTCGTGGAATGGCTCGTAAAACGGGGCGCCAAGGTGCTTTCGGTCGAGAAAATGGAGCCGACCCTGGAGGACGTCTTCATAAAGCTCACCGGAAGGGGGCTGAGGGATTGA
- the cutA gene encoding divalent-cation tolerance protein CutA, producing MEMIFVYTTFPDWESAEKIVKTLLEKKLIACANLREHKAFYWWQGKIEEDTEVGAILKTSVDKWKELREAIKEMHPYTVPIIARIEVDRVNSEYAEWLEKVLL from the coding sequence ATGGAGATGATATTCGTCTACACGACCTTCCCGGACTGGGAGAGCGCCGAGAAGATAGTGAAGACCCTCCTTGAGAAAAAGCTCATCGCCTGCGCCAACCTCAGGGAGCACAAGGCATTCTACTGGTGGCAGGGAAAGATCGAGGAGGACACCGAAGTCGGCGCCATACTCAAGACGAGCGTCGATAAGTGGAAAGAACTAAGGGAGGCCATAAAGGAGATGCATCCCTACACCGTTCCGATAATAGCCCGCATCGAGGTCGACAGGGTGAACAGTGAGTACGCGGAGTGGCTTGAGAAGGTGCTGCTATGA